A window of Streptomyces sp. NBC_01689 genomic DNA:
GATGGTCCGGGGCCATGCTGATCAGCGGCTGCCCGGCGAGTCCGGAGAGCGGCAGCCGGGCCGCGCCCTCCGCGAGGACGTGACCCGGAGCGGTGACGAGCACCAGTTCCTCGACCAGCACCGGCTCCGCGCACACCGACGAGGGAAGCGGCGCCGGGTCCGCGGGCTCGTAGGTGTGGGTCAGCGCGAGGTCCACCTCGCCCGCCGCGACCGCCGTGACACCGTCCGGCGGCTCGTAGTTCGCGACCGTCAGCTCCACGTCCGGGTGGGCCCGGCGAAAGGCGCTGAGCACCGGCGGCAGCAGATGGATGCCCGCCGTCTGGAACGTGCCGAGCCGCAGGGTGCCTCCGGACAGACCGGTCAGCCGGGCCAGTTCATGGCGCGCCTGCTCCAGCTCGTCGAGGACGCGGCGGGCCCGGGCCGCGAGCAGCTCGCCCGCCTCCGTGAGCCGCGTTCCCCGAGGGGAGCGCACCAGCAACGGCGCGCCCGCCTCCCGTTCCAGCTTCGCGAGCTGCTGGGAGAGGGCGGGCGGGCTGTAGCCGAGGCGTTCGGCCGCCCGGGTGATGGACCCGGCCCCGGCCACCGCCACCAGGGCCGCCAGCCGTGTCGGGTCGTACATCGCACGGCTCCCCGGGTCCGGGCCCGGCGCCGGCCCGGGTCCCAACGAATGCTTAAGACCGGTCCAGGATATTCGACATACCTGCTGAAGGCCCGGCCGAGGCAGCCTGGTGGCCATGGACGGACAGCTCATCGCCTTCACCGGGGTCGCCGCGGGAATGGTCGCCATGCCCGGCGCGGACTTCACGGTTGTCGTACGCAACGCCCTGACCTCCCGCCGGGCGGGGGTGGCGTGCGCGCTCGGAGTCGCGGGCGGGCTGCTGCTGCACACGGCGCTGGCCGTCGCCGGTGTCGCCGCCGTCCTCACGGCGGTGCCGGCGCTGTTCCGGACGCTGCAGGTCCTCGGCGGGGGCTACGTGCTGTACCTCGGGACACGGACGCTGGCCGGTCTGCGCCCGCGCCGG
This region includes:
- a CDS encoding LysR family transcriptional regulator, which gives rise to MYDPTRLAALVAVAGAGSITRAAERLGYSPPALSQQLAKLEREAGAPLLVRSPRGTRLTEAGELLAARARRVLDELEQARHELARLTGLSGGTLRLGTFQTAGIHLLPPVLSAFRRAHPDVELTVANYEPPDGVTAVAAGEVDLALTHTYEPADPAPLPSSVCAEPVLVEELVLVTAPGHVLAEGAARLPLSGLAGQPLISMAPDHPPRQGVEAALARVGATPAVRVESPGYALVCALVSAGLGVAVVPEMVARTAATPVGLRLLEPGDLRRTISVVHRTDRRAPAAEAFRALLRGAFGRAAR